The following is a genomic window from Bordetella petrii.
CGCGGCGCCACTGGTGTTTCAAGGCCCAAAGCCGCGCCGCCGTCGATGCTTTCCACCGCGCCGCACTGCAGCACGGCGGCCGCGACGAAGGCGCGCCCGGCCTGCGCCCGGCCTACCATCCGCACTACTACGCCGCCTTCGTCGCCGACCCAGCCGGCAACCGGCTGGAAGCCGTGTGCCACCTGCCCCAGCCGGCCGCGGGCCCGCCCCGCGACGCCGACTGACACGGCGCCCCCTTGCTGGGGGCTTCGGGCGGAGCAGGTTCCGGTTGGATGTTGCAATGCAGCATTCAATGCGTTGTAATGGGCCATATCGCCTCTTCCAAACGCCCTCGTGCCCGCCCTCATGCGCGGCGGACACCCACCGGAGTCTGCCGTGGCCGTATCCGCCTCCCGCAGCGCCCAACCCGCCCTGCCTTCCAACCCCTGGGCCGCCGCCTGTGAATACGCCATCGATGCGATGCAGCGCGGCGTGCTGTATGCCGACGTCATGCGCCAGCGCGGCAACCAGTACCACAGCCACATGGCCAAGCGCGCGCCCAATGTGCTCAGCATGCAATCCGAGCTGGTGCTGGATGGCCGCGAATTCGCCCGCCCGGTCAACTACGGCCTGCTGCGCATCGTGCCACCCCCTGGCGTCGAAACAGACCCGCAGAAGCGCCCCTTTCTGGTCGTGGACCCGCGTGCCGGGCACGGGCCGGGCATCGGCGGCTTCAAGCCCGAAAGCGAGATCGGCGTGGCGGTGAACGCGGGCCACCCGTGCTATTTCGCGTCGTTCCTGCCCCAGCCCACCGTTACGCAAACCGTCGAAGACGTGATGCGCGCCGAGGCGCGTTTCCTGGAAGAAATCATCGCCCGCCATCCCGAATCCGAAGGCAAGCCGGTGGTGGTGGGCAATTGCCAGGCGGGCTGGCAGATCATGATGACGGCCGCCATGCGGCCCGAGCTGTTCGGCCCCATTATCGTGGCGGGCGCGCCGCTGTCGTACTGGGCCGGCTGGCGCGGCATGAACCCCATGCGCTATAGCGGCGGCCTGACGGGCGGCAGCTGGCTCACCGAGCTGGCCAGCGACCTCGGCCACGGCCGCTTCGATGGCGCCTGGCTGGTGCAGAACTTCGAAAACCTCAACCCCGCCAACACGCTCTGGAGCAAACAGTACCACCTGTACTCGAAGGTGGACACCGAGGCCGAGCGCTACCTGAGCTTCGAGAAGTGGTGGGGCGGCCATGTGTTCCTGAACGCGCCGGAAATCCAGTACATCGTCGACAACCTGTTCATCGGCAACCGCCTGGCCACCGCCGGGCTGGTCACCTCGGACGGCATCCGCATCGACCTGCGCAACATCCGCTCGCCCATCATCGTGTTCTGTTCCAAGGGCGACAACATTACGCCGCCGCCGCAAGCGCTGGGCTGGATACCCGACCTGTACCAGGACGACGCCGAAGTGGTGGCGCACAACCAGACCATCGTGTACGCGGTGCACGAAAGCATCGGCCACCTGGGCATTTTCGTGTCGGGCAGCGTGGCCCGCAAAGAGCACCATGAATTCACCGCCAACATCGATCTGATCGACGTGCTGCCCGCCGGCATCTACCAGGCCGAAATCGCCGACAAGACGCCCGACACGCCCAACGCCGACCTGACCGAGGGCGACTACGTGCTGTCGTTCGCGCGCCGCAAAGTCGATGACGTGCGGGCCATCGTGGCGCGCCGCGAAGACGATGACCGCCGCTTTGCCGCCGTGGCGCGCATTTCCGACATCAACCTGGGCCTGTACCGCAGCTTCGTGCAGCCCTGGGTGCGCGCCGCCGTCACGCCGCAATCGGCCGAATGGCTGCAGCGCATGCATCCGCTGCGCCTGCCCTACGAACTGATCTCGGACCGCAACCCCTGGGTAGCGCCCGTGACGCAGGTGGCCGAGCAGGCCCGCCAGCACCGCCAGCCGGCCGCGCCGGACAACCCCTATACGGTGCTGGAACGCATGGCCTCGAACGCCATCGAAGCCAGCCTGAACATCTGGCAGGAACTGCGCGACGCGGCTGGCGAGCAGCTGTTCATGAACATCTACGGCTCGCCGCTGGTGCAGAACTGGGCAGGCCTGGGCGCCAAGGTCGGGCCGCCCCGCAAGCACCCCGGCGTGTCGCCCGAGCACCGCCAGTTCATGGCCGGACGGGCCGACGAGCTGCGCGCGCAGATGGACCAGGGCGGCGTGCGCGAAGCCGCCATGCGCATGCTGGTGTACGTGGCCAACGCCGAGGGCGGCATCGATGCGCGCAGCTTCGCCATGCTGCGCAAGATGCGCGCCGATGCCGACTCGGGACTGGCGCTGCAAGAATTCAAGAATGTGGCGCGCGACCAGGCCCTGATGATGCGCCTGGACGGCCAGGCCGCGCTGCGGGCCATGCCGACGCTGCTGGCGCGCGCATCGGCCGCCGAGATCCGCGACGCGTTCGGCACGATGCGCCACGTCCTCGAAGCCACCGGCCCGCTGAACGAGCGGGCTCGCGGCCATCTGGAAGAAATGGAGCAGATATTCCGCAACGCGGCGCGAAAAGCGCTGGCGCGCGCGAAGAAGCCCGCTGCCGGTAAGGCAGCCCGTCGTCCCAAGGAGATTCCCGCATCATGATGACCCGCGCAGAAGTCACCGAACTTGTCGTGACCCAGAAGCTGAAGAAAGGCTTGAAGTGGACCGACATTGCCAAGACCCTGGGCCGCAGCAAAGAATGGACGGCAGCCGCGCTGCTGGGCCAGATGACGCTGACCGCCGAGCAGGCCCAGGCCGCCGGCCAGCTGCTCGACTTGCCTGAAGACGCCGTTCTGCAACTGCAGGTCACGCCGCTGAAAGGCTCGTTGCCGACCGCCGTGCCCACCGACCCGCTGATCTATCGCTTCTATGAATTGGTGAACGTATATGGCACGACCTTCAAGTCGTTGATCCACGAAGAGTTCGGCGACGGCATCATGAGCGCCATCGACTTCAAGATGGACCTGGCGCGCGAAAGCGACCCGGCCGGCGACCGGGTGCGCATTGTGATGAGCGGCAAGTTCCTGCCCTACAAGCAGTACTGAGCGCCGCGCGGGAACCCGCGCGGGCAGGCAGGCCGGGCAAGGCGCCGGCCTGCCGCGCCAGGCTTCAGCCGGCGCGCTCTTGCAGGATGGCGACCGCCGGCAGCGACTTGCCTTCCAGGAATTCCAGGAACGCCCCGCCGCCCGTCGAGATATAGCCCACCTTGTCGGCGATGCCGTACTTGGCGATGGCCGCCAGGGTGTCGCCGCCGCCCGCGATGGAAAACGCGGGAGAATCGGCGATGGCCTTGGCCAGCACCTCGGTGCCGTGCGAGAACGCCTCGAACTCGAACACGCCCACCGGGCCGTTCCAGACGATGGTGCCCGCCTTTGCCAGAATGCCGGCCAGCTGCTGCGCGGTTTGCGGACCGATGTCCAGGATGAGGTCATCGTCGGCCACCGCGTCGGCCGCCTTGACGGTGGCCTGGGCGTCGACGGAAAACGACTTGGCGCACACCACGTCGGTGGGAATGGGCACGTCGGCGCCGCGCGCCTTCATCATGTCGATCACGGCGCGGGCCTGGTCAACCTGGTCGGGCTCGGCCAGCGACTTGCCGATGGACAGCCCGGCCGCCAGCATGAAGGTGTTGGCAATGCCGCCGCCCACGACAAGTTGGTCGACCTTGTCAGCCAGCGACTGCAGGATGGACAGCTTGGTCGACACTTTCGAGCCGCCCACGATGGCCACCAGCGGGCGCTTGGGTTCGTGCAGAGCACGGCCCAGGGCCTGCAGCTCGGCCTCGAGCAGCGGGCCGGCGCAGGCAATGGGCGCGAATCGGGCCATGCCATGCGTGGTGGCCTCGGCGCGGTGCGCGGTGCCGAACGCGTCGTTGACGTAGATGTCGCACAACGCCGCCATCTTGCGCGACAGCGTTTCGTCGTTCTTTTTTTCGCCGGGGTTGACGCGGCAGTTTTCCAGCAGCACCACCTGGCCCGGGTCGACGTTGACGCCGTCGACCCAGTTTTTCACCAGCTGCACGGGCATGCCAAGCAATTGCGACAGGCGCTGGCCGACGCGGTCAAGCGAATCGGCGTCGGTCAGCGTGCCTTCGGTGGGCCGGCCCAGGTGCGAGGTAACCATGACGGCAGCCCCGCCGTCGAGCGCCAGGCGGATGCCCGGCACCGAGGCGCGGATGCGCGTGTCTTCGCTGATCTGGCCGGCGTCGTCGAACGGCACGTTCAGGTCGGCGCGAATGAACACGCGCTTGCCGTGCAGCGCGCCGGCCTTGGCCAGCGCGGACAGGGTGTTGACCTTGGCCATGCTGCTTACTTGGCCGACATCAGCGCGACGGTGGTGTCGAGCATGCGGTTCGAGAAGCCCCACTCGTTGTCGTACCAGGACGACACCTTGACCAGCTTGCCCGACACCTTGGTCAGCGTGGAATCGTAGGTGCTGGAGGCCGGGTTGTGGTTGAAGTCGACCGACACCAGGGGTTCGGTGTTGTAGTTCAGGATGCCCTTGAGCTCGCCTTCGGAAGCCGCCTTCAGGATGCTGTTGACCTCGTCGACCGAGGTTTCGCGCTTGGCCACGAACGACAGGTCGACGATGGACACGTTGATGGTGGGCACGCGGATGGCGAAGCCGTCGAGCTTGCCGTTCAGTTCAGGCAGCACCAGGCCCACCGCGGCGGCGGCGCCGGTCTTGGTGGGGATCATGCTCATGGTGGCCGAGCGGGCGCGGCGCAGGTCTTCGTGGTAGACGTCGGTGAGGACCTGGTCGTTGGTGTAGGCGTGCACCGTGGTCATCAGGCCGCTTTCGAGGCCCAGCTTGTCGTGCAGGGGCTTGACCAGGGGGGCCAGGCAGTTGGTGGTGCACGATGCGTTCGAGATGACCGTGTCGGATGCCTTCAGCACGCCGTGGTTGACGCCGTACACAACGGTGGCGTCGACATCTTTGCCGCCGGGAGCCGAAATAATGACTTTCTTGGCGCCGCCCTTCAGGTGCGCGCTGGCTTTTTCTTTCGAGGTGAAGAAGCCCGTGCATTCGAGCACCACGTCGACCTTCAGCTCGCCCCAGGGCAGCTCGGCCGGATTGCGGTTGGCCAGCACGCGGATCTTGTCGCCATTGACCACCATGTAGTCGCCATCGACTTCGACCGTGCCCGGGAACTTGC
Proteins encoded in this region:
- a CDS encoding VOC family protein — translated: MQLLDHVSIAVPDLDVARPFYDAVLAALGAAKVYDRPDGLGYGERCRPAAPDHTYLSVLLSAAPNAEARRHWCFKAQSRAAVDAFHRAALQHGGRDEGAPGLRPAYHPHYYAAFVADPAGNRLEAVCHLPQPAAGPPRDAD
- a CDS encoding DUF3141 domain-containing protein codes for the protein MRGGHPPESAVAVSASRSAQPALPSNPWAAACEYAIDAMQRGVLYADVMRQRGNQYHSHMAKRAPNVLSMQSELVLDGREFARPVNYGLLRIVPPPGVETDPQKRPFLVVDPRAGHGPGIGGFKPESEIGVAVNAGHPCYFASFLPQPTVTQTVEDVMRAEARFLEEIIARHPESEGKPVVVGNCQAGWQIMMTAAMRPELFGPIIVAGAPLSYWAGWRGMNPMRYSGGLTGGSWLTELASDLGHGRFDGAWLVQNFENLNPANTLWSKQYHLYSKVDTEAERYLSFEKWWGGHVFLNAPEIQYIVDNLFIGNRLATAGLVTSDGIRIDLRNIRSPIIVFCSKGDNITPPPQALGWIPDLYQDDAEVVAHNQTIVYAVHESIGHLGIFVSGSVARKEHHEFTANIDLIDVLPAGIYQAEIADKTPDTPNADLTEGDYVLSFARRKVDDVRAIVARREDDDRRFAAVARISDINLGLYRSFVQPWVRAAVTPQSAEWLQRMHPLRLPYELISDRNPWVAPVTQVAEQARQHRQPAAPDNPYTVLERMASNAIEASLNIWQELRDAAGEQLFMNIYGSPLVQNWAGLGAKVGPPRKHPGVSPEHRQFMAGRADELRAQMDQGGVREAAMRMLVYVANAEGGIDARSFAMLRKMRADADSGLALQEFKNVARDQALMMRLDGQAALRAMPTLLARASAAEIRDAFGTMRHVLEATGPLNERARGHLEEMEQIFRNAARKALARAKKPAAGKAARRPKEIPAS
- the cynS gene encoding cyanase; this encodes MTRAEVTELVVTQKLKKGLKWTDIAKTLGRSKEWTAAALLGQMTLTAEQAQAAGQLLDLPEDAVLQLQVTPLKGSLPTAVPTDPLIYRFYELVNVYGTTFKSLIHEEFGDGIMSAIDFKMDLARESDPAGDRVRIVMSGKFLPYKQY
- a CDS encoding phosphoglycerate kinase gives rise to the protein MAKVNTLSALAKAGALHGKRVFIRADLNVPFDDAGQISEDTRIRASVPGIRLALDGGAAVMVTSHLGRPTEGTLTDADSLDRVGQRLSQLLGMPVQLVKNWVDGVNVDPGQVVLLENCRVNPGEKKNDETLSRKMAALCDIYVNDAFGTAHRAEATTHGMARFAPIACAGPLLEAELQALGRALHEPKRPLVAIVGGSKVSTKLSILQSLADKVDQLVVGGGIANTFMLAAGLSIGKSLAEPDQVDQARAVIDMMKARGADVPIPTDVVCAKSFSVDAQATVKAADAVADDDLILDIGPQTAQQLAGILAKAGTIVWNGPVGVFEFEAFSHGTEVLAKAIADSPAFSIAGGGDTLAAIAKYGIADKVGYISTGGGAFLEFLEGKSLPAVAILQERAG
- the gap gene encoding type I glyceraldehyde-3-phosphate dehydrogenase; the encoded protein is MTIRVAINGYGRIGRNILRAHYEAGKKHDIEIVAINDLGDPKTNAHLTRYDTAHGKFPGTVEVDGDYMVVNGDKIRVLANRNPAELPWGELKVDVVLECTGFFTSKEKASAHLKGGAKKVIISAPGGKDVDATVVYGVNHGVLKASDTVISNASCTTNCLAPLVKPLHDKLGLESGLMTTVHAYTNDQVLTDVYHEDLRRARSATMSMIPTKTGAAAAVGLVLPELNGKLDGFAIRVPTINVSIVDLSFVAKRETSVDEVNSILKAASEGELKGILNYNTEPLVSVDFNHNPASSTYDSTLTKVSGKLVKVSSWYDNEWGFSNRMLDTTVALMSAK